The following are encoded together in the Desulfococcus multivorans genome:
- the rpoN gene encoding RNA polymerase factor sigma-54: MAIELRQQLKLTQQLVMTPQLQMAIKLLQLSRLELMDTIRQELEENPALEEVQEEIRLEERTADGLDDDRMADKNDASPESLEVKIEEKIPEDIDWSSYIEEYNSPGRVSYEAEEKEAPRYEAFIAQKELLSGHLLWQFLMTSPSPEEEKIGSLIIGNLNRNGFLEVSVEELAEMGCVNTDRVQKVLTLLQGFDPIGVCARNLQESLLIQARHYGCDDPVVTEIINHHINHLENKNYKAIARALKVGIDHVIAAVNVIKGLEPRPGRQFSDDESHYITPDIYVYKVEDDFVIVLNDDGMPKLRVNHFYHHAMGRGGALSGSVREYMQEKMRSAAWLIKSIQQRQKTIYRVMESILKHQRAFFEKGIAHLRPMILKDVAEDIDMHESTISRVTTNKYVYTPQGIFELKYFFNSSINRVNGDAVASASVQDRIRQIIEGEDPRKPYSDEKISRILEASNIDIARRTVAKYREMMKILPSNKRKQF; encoded by the coding sequence ATGGCAATTGAACTCAGACAACAGCTCAAGCTGACGCAGCAGCTGGTGATGACACCTCAGCTCCAGATGGCGATCAAGCTCCTGCAGTTGTCTCGCCTGGAACTGATGGATACCATTCGACAGGAGCTGGAGGAAAACCCTGCGTTGGAGGAGGTCCAGGAAGAGATCCGCCTGGAAGAACGAACGGCGGACGGTCTGGACGACGACCGCATGGCGGATAAAAACGACGCGTCGCCGGAAAGCCTCGAAGTGAAGATCGAGGAGAAAATCCCCGAGGACATTGACTGGAGCAGTTACATCGAGGAATATAATTCTCCAGGCAGGGTCAGCTATGAGGCCGAAGAAAAGGAAGCACCTCGTTACGAGGCCTTTATTGCTCAAAAGGAACTGCTGAGCGGCCACCTGTTATGGCAGTTTTTGATGACATCGCCTTCACCGGAGGAAGAAAAGATCGGCAGCCTCATTATTGGCAATTTGAATCGGAACGGGTTCCTGGAGGTATCGGTGGAGGAACTTGCCGAGATGGGTTGTGTGAACACGGATCGCGTCCAAAAGGTGCTCACCCTGCTTCAGGGATTTGATCCGATCGGCGTCTGCGCACGGAATCTTCAGGAGAGTCTGCTGATCCAGGCCAGGCACTATGGATGTGACGATCCGGTGGTGACGGAGATCATTAATCATCATATCAATCACCTGGAAAACAAGAATTACAAGGCGATCGCCAGAGCCCTCAAGGTCGGCATCGACCACGTAATCGCCGCCGTGAATGTCATCAAGGGTCTCGAACCCAGACCGGGACGTCAGTTCAGCGATGACGAATCCCATTACATCACGCCGGACATTTATGTCTACAAAGTGGAAGACGATTTTGTCATTGTGTTGAACGACGACGGTATGCCAAAGCTCCGTGTCAATCATTTTTACCACCATGCCATGGGTAGGGGAGGCGCGCTTTCGGGATCGGTCCGGGAGTATATGCAGGAGAAGATGCGATCGGCCGCTTGGCTCATCAAAAGCATACAGCAACGTCAGAAAACGATTTACCGTGTGATGGAGAGTATTTTAAAACATCAAAGGGCTTTTTTCGAAAAAGGGATAGCCCATTTAAGGCCCATGATTCTCAAGGATGTGGCTGAAGACATCGATATGCACGAGTCCACCATCAGCCGGGTGACGACAAACAAATACGTCTACACCCCCCAAGGTATTTTTGAGCTGAAGTACTTTTTCAACAGTTCCATCAACCGGGTAAACGGTGATGCCGTCGCGTCGGCGAGCGTCCAGGATCGGATTCGTCAGATTATCGAAGGGGAGGACCCCAGGAAACCATACAGCGATGAGAAAATTTCACGGATCCTGGAAGCCTCGAACATCGACATTGCGAGAAGAACCGTCGCAAAGTACAGAGAAATGATGAAAATACTGCCATCGAACAAACGCAAACAATTTTAA
- the hpf gene encoding ribosome hibernation-promoting factor, HPF/YfiA family — protein sequence MQTSVTFKNIDPSDHLKAYVGDKLNRFDRFLDNPAEASVVLSVEKFRHIAEINITGDRLKINGKEETNDMYSAIDMVMDKLEKQIKRSKQKIRDRRGRGGAKVDTAPEGFDYVRPLDDEAEIIVKTLEYKPMDAEEAVMQLDLADDNFIVFTNARTDRINVVYRRNDGHYGLIQPQ from the coding sequence ATGCAGACATCTGTTACGTTCAAAAATATCGATCCCTCAGATCACCTTAAAGCCTATGTAGGAGACAAACTGAACCGATTCGACCGTTTTCTCGACAATCCTGCCGAAGCGAGCGTGGTCCTTTCCGTCGAAAAGTTCCGCCATATTGCTGAAATAAACATTACCGGAGACCGGCTTAAGATTAACGGAAAAGAAGAGACCAACGATATGTATTCCGCGATCGATATGGTCATGGACAAACTTGAAAAACAGATCAAGAGAAGCAAACAGAAGATCCGAGACCGGAGGGGCAGAGGCGGCGCGAAGGTCGATACGGCTCCCGAAGGATTTGATTATGTGCGTCCTTTGGACGACGAGGCTGAAATCATTGTCAAGACCCTGGAATATAAGCCCATGGATGCCGAAGAGGCCGTGATGCAACTGGATCTTGCCGATGACAATTTTATCGTGTTCACCAACGCCAGAACAGATCGGATCAATGTCGTATACCGCCGGAATGATGGCCATTACGGCCTGATTCAACCCCAGTAA
- a CDS encoding PTS sugar transporter subunit IIA, whose product MKILDVLRKDAIIVDLKSTEKKGVIEELVVPLAQSSGADPADLVKVLMERERLGSTGIGGGIGIPHGKLKGLDSLVVGFGLSRKGVNFESMDGRPTHIFFLLVTPENSIDIHLKLLSRISRILKNDLLKQRLRNAKTSEDVLNIIREEDESF is encoded by the coding sequence ATGAAAATTCTTGATGTCTTACGAAAAGATGCGATTATCGTCGACCTGAAATCCACTGAGAAGAAGGGCGTTATCGAAGAACTGGTCGTTCCCCTGGCACAGTCCTCCGGTGCTGATCCGGCGGACCTCGTAAAGGTTCTCATGGAACGTGAGCGACTCGGGAGCACCGGCATCGGCGGGGGGATCGGCATTCCTCACGGGAAACTGAAAGGGCTCGATTCCCTTGTCGTCGGCTTCGGACTGAGTCGCAAAGGGGTCAATTTTGAATCCATGGATGGGCGACCGACCCACATCTTTTTTCTGCTGGTCACGCCGGAAAATTCCATTGACATCCACCTCAAGCTGTTGTCCCGGATATCCAGAATCCTGAAAAACGATCTCCTGAAGCAGCGATTGCGCAATGCGAAGACCAGCGAGGATGTGCTGAATATCATCAGGGAAGAGGATGAAAGCTTCTAA
- the rapZ gene encoding RNase adapter RapZ: protein MIIITGLSGSGKSTAMAAFEDAGFYCVDNMPVSLLPDFLNLPIKKEYTGLAFVMDLREKYFLDRYERVFESLGKTGYRFEIIFFEADENVLLRRYSQTRRFHPLARTRGVLEGIRLERQKMMPLRRIAGQVIDTSNYTIHELKSRIFDIAREKEKRIPLRITILTFGFKYGLPNDADLVMDVRFVANPYFVPELKPLDGRAPEIQNYVINRDITHRFIEKYTDLLDFLIPLYEKEGKAYLTIAIGCTGGRHRSVAIACSIYEHIKGRHGWVHIVHRDIGKDN, encoded by the coding sequence ATGATCATCATCACGGGATTGTCCGGCTCCGGTAAGAGCACCGCAATGGCGGCTTTTGAGGATGCGGGATTCTACTGTGTCGATAATATGCCCGTTTCACTGCTGCCGGATTTTTTGAATCTGCCCATCAAGAAAGAATACACCGGGTTGGCGTTCGTGATGGATCTCCGGGAGAAGTACTTTCTGGATCGATATGAGCGCGTATTCGAATCTTTGGGGAAAACAGGCTACCGTTTCGAGATTATTTTTTTCGAGGCTGATGAAAATGTTCTGCTGAGACGGTATTCCCAGACCCGAAGGTTTCATCCCCTCGCCCGGACTCGCGGTGTCCTGGAGGGGATACGCCTCGAACGGCAGAAGATGATGCCTTTGAGACGCATAGCGGGTCAAGTGATCGATACGTCGAATTATACGATACACGAACTTAAATCTCGTATTTTCGATATCGCCCGGGAGAAGGAAAAGCGGATTCCGCTGAGGATCACCATTCTGACCTTCGGCTTCAAGTACGGGCTGCCGAACGATGCGGATCTGGTAATGGACGTCCGGTTTGTCGCTAATCCATATTTTGTGCCTGAACTGAAACCTCTCGACGGCAGGGCACCGGAAATTCAAAACTATGTGATAAATCGGGACATAACACATCGATTCATCGAGAAATACACCGACCTGCTTGATTTCCTGATACCTTTGTATGAAAAGGAGGGAAAGGCATACCTGACGATCGCTATTGGCTGCACCGGGGGGAGACATCGATCGGTCGCCATCGCATGCTCGATTTATGAGCACATTAAAGGTCGGCATGGATGGGTCCACATCGTTCACAGGGATATCGGAAAAGACAATTAG
- a CDS encoding PTS sugar transporter subunit IIA: protein MIGIVIVTHGQLGSVLIDTAELIVGFRPEAMIAVSINITEDVDKLRGKVARAVKEVTRKHGALILTDMFGGTPSNISYSFLREGHVDVVSGVNLPIVIKAINSRENMDLGELAECLENFGKRSISMASGILRGNKRG, encoded by the coding sequence ATGATCGGTATTGTCATTGTCACACATGGTCAACTGGGATCGGTATTGATTGATACGGCCGAGCTTATCGTCGGATTTCGGCCGGAGGCTATGATAGCGGTGTCCATTAATATAACGGAAGATGTGGACAAGCTTCGAGGCAAGGTGGCGCGGGCTGTGAAAGAAGTCACCCGAAAACATGGCGCCTTGATACTGACCGATATGTTCGGCGGCACACCGTCCAATATCAGCTATTCCTTTCTTCGGGAAGGTCATGTAGATGTCGTTTCCGGGGTTAATCTGCCGATCGTCATCAAAGCGATCAACAGCAGGGAAAACATGGATCTTGGAGAGCTTGCCGAATGCCTGGAAAATTTCGGAAAACGAAGCATTTCCATGGCCAGCGGCATTTTAAGAGGAAATAAGCGGGGATGA
- the tpiA gene encoding triose-phosphate isomerase produces MGERKPFIAGNWKMFKTAREAMETATALVNRVSDVTGVEVMIAPNFTALTAVYDVVRESAVRLGAQNLFWEAEGAFTGETSPNMLRDVGCRYVIIGHSERRQYFGETDQTVNKKIKAAVEHGLAPIFCVGETENDREAKKTFSVLDKQVQNGLKDLRSDDVAMLVIAYEPVWAIGTGKTASREQVQEVHNFLRSLIEKKYGNELANSIRIQYGGSVKPNNIKALMEMPDVDGALVGGASLDADTFSKIIHFQ; encoded by the coding sequence ATGGGAGAGCGGAAGCCTTTTATCGCCGGAAATTGGAAGATGTTCAAAACCGCTCGTGAAGCGATGGAGACTGCGACAGCATTGGTGAATCGGGTTTCGGACGTTACAGGGGTCGAGGTGATGATCGCCCCGAATTTTACGGCGCTTACCGCCGTATATGATGTCGTTCGGGAAAGCGCCGTCCGTCTCGGCGCGCAAAATCTGTTCTGGGAGGCCGAGGGTGCATTTACCGGAGAGACATCTCCGAACATGCTTCGGGATGTCGGGTGTCGTTACGTGATTATCGGCCATTCTGAACGGCGCCAGTATTTCGGTGAAACGGACCAAACGGTGAACAAAAAGATTAAAGCCGCCGTAGAACACGGCCTCGCGCCTATTTTTTGTGTAGGTGAGACGGAGAATGACCGTGAGGCAAAAAAAACGTTTTCTGTGCTTGACAAACAGGTCCAAAACGGTTTAAAAGACCTCCGCTCAGATGACGTGGCGATGTTGGTTATTGCCTATGAGCCTGTGTGGGCTATCGGTACCGGGAAAACGGCAAGCCGGGAACAAGTTCAGGAAGTTCACAACTTTCTACGTTCTTTAATCGAAAAAAAATATGGAAATGAGCTTGCCAATTCCATAAGGATACAGTATGGTGGCAGCGTAAAGCCCAACAATATAAAGGCGTTGATGGAAATGCCGGATGTTGATGGGGCATTGGTGGGCGGCGCAAGCTTGGATGCGGATACGTTCAGCAAAATCATTCATTTCCAATAA
- the secG gene encoding preprotein translocase subunit SecG, giving the protein MSALLIVIHVIVCIALIMIVLLQTGKGADMGAAFGGGASNTLFGSTGASTFLGKATTAAAIIFMITSLTLAYMSGHRMEGSVMTDTKVNQTMNPVDSGTEAGDDGSVEGDTTSTNDQSVQTPQSTETTPTDNSTGNTVE; this is encoded by the coding sequence ATGTCCGCGTTATTGATCGTGATACATGTAATCGTCTGTATCGCTCTCATTATGATCGTCTTGTTACAGACAGGAAAGGGAGCGGATATGGGTGCGGCTTTCGGTGGCGGAGCGAGCAACACGCTCTTCGGCAGTACGGGTGCCTCGACTTTTCTGGGTAAGGCTACTACGGCAGCAGCCATTATCTTCATGATCACTTCGCTCACCTTGGCTTACATGTCCGGTCATCGCATGGAAGGTTCCGTCATGACCGACACCAAGGTCAATCAGACGATGAATCCTGTGGATTCGGGTACGGAGGCGGGCGACGACGGCAGCGTGGAGGGCGACACCACATCCACGAACGACCAATCGGTTCAAACACCTCAATCCACGGAAACCACACCGACGGATAACAGTACCGGGAATACGGTTGAATGA
- a CDS encoding sugar phosphate isomerase/epimerase family protein, with amino-acid sequence MVFAYSSNAFVKYPLVESIEKIARIGFKGIEIMCDKPHLYPPDFNAEDLAAVAAALERCGLKATNLNCFTLFAVGDTYLPSWIEPDESRREIRIRHTLACLKVAERLKCKCISIPPGGPVDGIGEHEAFVLFRKGLERVIPQAEALDIHILIEPEPDLLIENTSQFKAFMKEISSPIVGLNFDVGHFYCVGEDPAAAFEELFEWIGHIHIEDIADTRIHRHLVPGRGAISFISVFKAMKRLGYAGDICLELYPYVDMPELAGREGLAYLTPIFQDADLNIDGISN; translated from the coding sequence ATGGTCTTTGCATACAGCAGCAACGCATTTGTCAAGTATCCCCTTGTCGAATCCATCGAAAAGATCGCGCGCATAGGCTTCAAGGGAATCGAGATCATGTGTGACAAACCTCACCTTTATCCGCCTGATTTCAATGCGGAAGATCTGGCTGCCGTGGCAGCCGCTCTTGAACGATGCGGCTTGAAAGCCACAAACCTCAATTGTTTTACGCTGTTTGCCGTGGGAGATACCTATCTGCCGTCCTGGATCGAGCCGGATGAGTCCCGACGGGAGATCCGCATCCGTCACACTCTGGCATGTCTGAAGGTCGCTGAACGGCTGAAATGCAAATGCATTTCCATACCGCCAGGCGGACCTGTCGACGGCATTGGTGAACACGAAGCCTTTGTGTTATTTCGAAAAGGACTGGAACGCGTCATCCCTCAAGCCGAGGCACTGGATATTCATATCCTCATAGAGCCGGAACCGGACCTCCTCATTGAAAATACGTCGCAATTCAAGGCATTCATGAAGGAAATTTCATCGCCGATCGTCGGCCTAAATTTTGACGTCGGTCATTTTTACTGTGTCGGCGAAGATCCGGCCGCGGCCTTTGAGGAACTTTTCGAGTGGATTGGTCATATCCATATCGAGGATATCGCCGATACCCGGATCCACCGCCATCTCGTTCCCGGACGCGGTGCAATCTCCTTTATTTCGGTGTTCAAAGCCATGAAGCGGCTGGGATATGCCGGGGACATCTGCCTGGAGCTTTATCCCTACGTGGATATGCCGGAACTGGCCGGTCGTGAAGGGCTTGCTTACCTGACGCCGATTTTTCAGGATGCCGATCTGAACATCGACGGAATTTCCAATTAA
- a CDS encoding 3-dehydroquinate synthase: MNAKPYIQSFSVPFEYPVYFTEDLFSPDNTILVKATGRLNELRRHRCLVFVDAGAAAAREDLLLRIQKYFAHHSGDIDLVAPPSVVPGGESVKNGWRHVHDIINKINECRLDRQSYVVAVGGGAVLDMVGFASAVVHRGLRLLRVPTTTLAQNDAGIGVKNGINDQGQKNYIGTFSPPFAVLNDVLFLSTLSFEQWISGISEAFKVAVIKDADFFEFLIRSAAALKARDLTAMATVVERCALLHLDHIRSNGDPFEFGSARPLDFGHWAAHKLENMSDYAIGHGQAVAVGIALDSYIAVRLGLMTQADWGRIVDGLKACGLPVWDERLNRRVSDGSLEIMVGLSQFREHLGGDLAITLPMGIGRKTEVNVVSPDDIAAAVDRLRDIG; the protein is encoded by the coding sequence ATGAATGCGAAACCCTACATCCAGTCCTTTTCAGTCCCTTTTGAATATCCGGTCTATTTTACCGAAGATCTTTTTTCGCCCGACAACACGATTCTGGTGAAGGCGACCGGGCGGCTAAACGAGCTGCGTCGGCACCGTTGCCTGGTTTTCGTGGATGCAGGCGCCGCCGCCGCCCGGGAAGACCTGCTGTTGCGTATCCAAAAGTATTTCGCTCATCATTCCGGCGATATCGATCTTGTGGCACCTCCATCCGTGGTTCCGGGCGGGGAATCGGTTAAAAACGGATGGCGTCATGTTCACGATATCATCAATAAAATCAACGAGTGTCGTCTGGATCGGCAGAGTTACGTTGTCGCTGTTGGTGGAGGAGCGGTACTCGACATGGTCGGATTCGCGTCGGCCGTCGTTCACCGTGGGCTGAGACTTCTGCGGGTGCCGACCACAACGCTGGCGCAGAACGATGCCGGCATTGGCGTCAAAAACGGCATAAATGATCAAGGTCAGAAAAATTATATCGGTACATTTTCACCCCCGTTTGCAGTGCTGAACGATGTATTGTTCCTGTCGACCTTGAGTTTTGAACAATGGATCAGCGGAATTTCCGAGGCGTTCAAGGTTGCCGTCATCAAGGACGCCGATTTTTTTGAGTTTCTGATACGGTCAGCCGCAGCGCTTAAAGCACGTGATCTGACGGCCATGGCAACAGTCGTCGAAAGGTGCGCACTTCTTCACCTGGATCATATCCGAAGCAACGGGGATCCCTTTGAATTCGGCTCGGCGCGACCCCTGGATTTCGGTCACTGGGCCGCTCACAAATTGGAGAATATGTCCGATTATGCCATTGGTCACGGACAGGCGGTGGCCGTCGGCATCGCTCTGGATTCCTATATCGCGGTACGCCTCGGGTTGATGACCCAGGCGGACTGGGGCCGGATTGTCGATGGACTGAAGGCCTGCGGCCTGCCGGTATGGGATGAACGACTCAATCGGCGTGTATCCGACGGGTCCCTGGAAATCATGGTCGGGCTGTCCCAATTCCGAGAGCACCTTGGCGGCGACCTGGCGATTACGTTACCCATGGGGATCGGCCGAAAAACAGAGGTCAACGTCGTTTCACCGGATGATATTGCGGCAGCTGTCGACCGTTTGAGAGATATCGGGTAA
- a CDS encoding polyprenyl synthetase family protein: MFDLKRYLAEKRRTVNAALDRLCGEADSPFRIVQAMRYSLLAEGKRLRPILCIAAAEAVGGGETHALIPACALEMIHTYSLIHDDLPAMDNDDLRRGRPTNHIQFDEATALLAGDALLTMAFEVLAEGAEQEGPDPTRRLKVIREIAVAAGCKGMIEGQMRDLAAEGLVLDATSLEAMHSLKTGALIRASVAAGAISGGADADRINALLHYADRIGLAFQVTDDLLNVEGDPLVMGKAVGTDRNRGKSTYPALMGLEGSRRFSHELIQEALAAISQFDDRSEPLRAIAGYILHRKR; encoded by the coding sequence ATGTTTGATTTGAAGCGTTATCTCGCTGAAAAGCGTCGGACCGTCAATGCGGCACTTGACCGCCTCTGCGGTGAGGCCGACAGTCCCTTTCGAATCGTTCAGGCGATGCGGTATTCCCTGCTGGCCGAAGGAAAACGTCTCAGGCCCATTCTTTGTATCGCTGCCGCGGAGGCCGTGGGCGGTGGTGAGACACATGCGCTGATCCCGGCATGCGCTCTTGAAATGATTCATACCTATTCGCTCATTCACGACGATCTTCCTGCGATGGATAACGATGACCTCCGGCGGGGGCGACCAACCAACCATATTCAGTTTGATGAGGCTACGGCGCTGCTGGCGGGGGATGCGCTGCTCACGATGGCCTTCGAGGTTCTCGCGGAAGGTGCCGAACAGGAAGGCCCAGACCCGACGCGCAGGCTCAAGGTTATCCGCGAGATCGCCGTTGCTGCCGGCTGCAAAGGCATGATCGAGGGCCAAATGCGGGATCTCGCCGCCGAGGGACTGGTTTTGGATGCGACTTCACTTGAGGCGATGCATTCCCTGAAAACCGGTGCGCTCATCCGGGCATCGGTGGCGGCGGGTGCAATATCGGGCGGTGCGGATGCGGACCGTATTAACGCGCTCCTGCATTACGCAGATCGTATCGGGCTGGCGTTTCAGGTAACGGACGACCTCCTCAACGTGGAAGGGGATCCCTTGGTGATGGGAAAAGCCGTCGGCACCGACAGGAACCGCGGCAAAAGTACCTACCCGGCCCTTATGGGCTTAGAGGGATCGAGGCGGTTTTCGCATGAGCTGATTCAAGAGGCGCTGGCGGCCATTTCGCAGTTTGACGACCGAAGTGAGCCCCTGAGGGCCATCGCCGGATATATCCTTCACAGAAAACGATAG
- a CDS encoding Crp/Fnr family transcriptional regulator: MAVDLNLLEQLEMFEGLEHGDLEMVKALFNSIRVREGELLTRRGDPAQNFYIILSGNFMISFKDGKAFTLHEKGDVIGMSTMLEPFDYRGTTLALTDGEVLMAAGDKFNELLRGNARLSETIMRRLNDVIAQRRPFFNDEGASSDADSIAPEV, from the coding sequence ATGGCTGTAGATCTCAACCTTCTTGAACAGCTTGAGATGTTTGAGGGGCTTGAACATGGGGATCTGGAGATGGTGAAGGCGCTTTTCAATTCCATTCGGGTCAGAGAGGGAGAATTGCTGACCCGCCGCGGTGATCCGGCGCAGAATTTCTACATCATTCTTTCCGGCAATTTTATGATCTCCTTCAAGGATGGAAAAGCCTTCACCCTTCATGAAAAGGGCGACGTGATCGGGATGTCCACCATGCTCGAGCCGTTCGATTATCGCGGGACGACACTGGCGCTGACGGACGGCGAGGTTCTTATGGCGGCGGGGGATAAATTCAACGAGCTGCTCCGGGGGAATGCCCGCCTGAGTGAAACGATCATGCGAAGGCTCAACGACGTGATCGCCCAACGGCGTCCCTTCTTCAATGATGAAGGCGCGTCGTCGGATGCCGACAGTATCGCTCCGGAGGTTTGA
- a CDS encoding OadG family protein → MTGFEAISAHNGWSIAAVGISIVFTGLVLLSVAIAQLHKILAFWEDRDQFYEQFRKKRDKHATTEEVCIVIPGNIQEPARHFKLLADRMAEPFALPKLLENAVRCGISHPHSTLNTLLLSDIVVPDGEGYYRWNQNARL, encoded by the coding sequence TTGACCGGTTTTGAAGCCATTTCCGCTCATAATGGTTGGTCCATTGCGGCAGTGGGGATCAGTATCGTATTTACGGGGCTTGTCTTGCTCTCCGTAGCCATCGCCCAACTCCACAAGATACTGGCCTTCTGGGAGGATCGCGACCAATTCTACGAGCAGTTTCGTAAAAAACGCGATAAACACGCGACAACCGAAGAGGTCTGCATCGTTATTCCGGGGAATATTCAGGAGCCTGCCCGACATTTCAAGCTGCTGGCGGACCGCATGGCGGAGCCGTTCGCGCTTCCAAAGCTCCTTGAGAATGCCGTACGATGCGGCATTTCGCATCCCCATTCCACGCTCAACACCCTTCTGCTGTCCGATATCGTCGTTCCGGACGGAGAGGGATATTATCGATGGAACCAAAACGCCCGGTTATGA
- a CDS encoding sodium ion-translocating decarboxylase subunit beta, producing MEQLLDLLTQFINNTGYYMLDYRYLIMIGVGLIFIYLGIAKNYEPLLLVPIGFGILVGNIPVFQGLGLGIYEDNSVLHYLYMGVTLGIYPPLIFLGIGAMTDFSTMLARPLLMLLGAAAQMGIFLTFLGALALGFDPKEAASIGIIGGADGPTAIFLTAQLAPRLIGPIAVAAYSYMALVPVIQPPIMKLLTTRRERLIRMEDPREVSKKEKILFPVIGFLLCCLLAPAALPLLGMLFFGNLLKECVVAERLAVAARTVVIDTVTILLGITVGASTQADVFLTPQSVGIFILGALAFGVATASGVLFAKFINLFLREKINPLLGAAGVSAVPDSARVVQHVGHEADPTNFLLMHAMAPNVSGVIGSAIGAGVMWSFLAR from the coding sequence ATGGAACAGCTGCTAGATTTGCTTACACAATTTATCAACAATACAGGATACTACATGCTCGATTACCGATATCTGATCATGATCGGCGTCGGGCTCATCTTCATTTATCTCGGCATTGCCAAGAATTACGAACCGTTGCTTCTGGTGCCCATCGGGTTTGGCATTCTCGTCGGGAACATTCCGGTTTTTCAGGGGCTTGGCCTGGGCATTTACGAGGACAACAGCGTCCTGCATTATCTTTACATGGGTGTTACTCTTGGCATCTATCCGCCCCTTATTTTTCTGGGGATCGGGGCGATGACCGATTTTTCGACCATGCTGGCCCGGCCTCTGCTCATGCTCCTGGGTGCAGCGGCCCAGATGGGGATATTTCTTACCTTTCTGGGTGCTCTTGCCCTGGGCTTCGATCCTAAGGAAGCCGCTTCCATCGGGATCATCGGTGGCGCGGACGGTCCGACGGCCATCTTTCTGACCGCTCAACTGGCCCCCAGACTGATCGGGCCCATCGCAGTTGCGGCCTATTCCTACATGGCCCTGGTTCCCGTGATCCAGCCGCCGATCATGAAGCTTCTGACCACGCGAAGAGAGCGACTGATTCGAATGGAGGATCCCCGGGAGGTTTCCAAGAAAGAGAAAATTCTGTTTCCCGTCATCGGGTTTCTGCTCTGCTGTCTTCTGGCCCCGGCAGCCTTGCCGCTTCTGGGTATGCTGTTTTTCGGCAACCTCCTCAAGGAGTGCGTGGTGGCGGAACGACTGGCCGTGGCCGCCCGAACGGTCGTGATCGACACGGTTACCATTCTGTTGGGCATTACCGTGGGCGCCAGCACCCAGGCGGATGTATTTCTGACGCCTCAATCCGTTGGAATATTTATATTGGGCGCCCTTGCTTTTGGCGTAGCGACCGCATCGGGCGTTCTTTTCGCGAAGTTCATCAATCTTTTTCTGCGGGAAAAGATCAATCCTCTTCTGGGTGCCGCGGGGGTTTCGGCTGTTCCCGACTCCGCCCGGGTGGTTCAGCATGTCGGCCATGAGGCGGACCCGACCAATTTCCTCCTTATGCACGCCATGGCGCCCAATGTATCCGGCGTCATCGGTTCAGCCATCGGCGCCGGTGTTATGTGGAGTTTTCTGGCGCGGTAA